Proteins encoded together in one Candidatus Hydrogenedentota bacterium window:
- a CDS encoding DEAD/DEAH box helicase family protein, whose product MSGQGPKGYQEEAVRNVLEIFRYAESQIQLAPDAASRAAASAYNGCALLEAPTGSGKTRMAGLIAEAFSRPDRPDNAKIVWFWFTPFAGLVEQSEAVFKADFVGLRVRDLLTERVTASAKSGDLFVTTWASVAAARKDTRVLRSSGDTSLALDDFIPELREDGFRIGVVVDEAHHGFTKATEAVKFYRDVMRPDFTLLVTATPNDQDIERFKEAAGIQELHRISVSRKDAVDAALIKDGIKSIAYIAPDDQRALLDFGLTAIADAWQMHGAIKKTLAGIGINLTPLMLVQVGNSDKAVDEAKTRLQAAGVPASAIAWYTSEDPNDDLLVVAKDESKEVLIFKVAVALGFDAPRAFTLVSLRGAKDTDFGIQVVGRILRVHARLQPRALDKTLPDLLRYGYVFLADAENQTGLTSAGEKINSIQTELSKVSPYTMVVSVAGKNEVQVTQNGQTSLVSVPYAPAPFPPLTAQSPSAPTFTAQAAPTTPGLLTSLILNPPPSPLDVPSNGSQKTSAAPSPLSGNRNYAIRAGIPRLYKTEQLPLSTDDLLRCVKATIGIDDKVFGAGLRESVKVTKKSVDIFDADKDAEITAMQARLSDYEIARRANGVLFDAEYLHPKQLHEALMERLQAEFEHRGIPAEGDAVEKALNRIMATYPNILRKAARQCSAKYKEVVDADQSLPESVEWPVGTPRSSLNIYGIVPQDLNEPERKFAGLLDADTSGTVEYWFRNETRKPWSIAIVLPNGYRYFPDFGIKVKGRTKGDGILLLEIKGDHILNGADTLEKVVASHGFYGSVPMLMREPDGRYVTIKYDEKTDKNFPDQIFRIENLAGF is encoded by the coding sequence ATGAGCGGGCAAGGCCCGAAGGGGTATCAGGAAGAGGCCGTCAGGAACGTCCTCGAAATCTTCCGCTACGCCGAGTCGCAGATTCAATTGGCGCCAGATGCGGCGAGCCGCGCGGCAGCATCGGCGTACAACGGCTGCGCGCTGCTTGAAGCGCCGACCGGTTCGGGGAAGACCCGAATGGCCGGGCTGATAGCCGAGGCTTTCAGCCGTCCAGATCGACCGGACAATGCGAAGATTGTCTGGTTCTGGTTCACACCTTTCGCTGGTTTGGTCGAGCAATCGGAAGCGGTCTTCAAAGCGGATTTTGTTGGCCTTCGCGTTCGTGATCTCCTCACGGAGCGCGTGACTGCTTCGGCCAAGTCCGGTGATCTGTTCGTCACGACATGGGCGTCGGTCGCAGCCGCTCGCAAGGACACGCGCGTGCTGCGGTCCAGCGGCGACACCTCATTAGCGCTTGACGACTTCATTCCCGAACTGCGCGAGGACGGGTTCCGAATCGGTGTCGTCGTGGACGAGGCTCATCACGGTTTCACCAAGGCCACCGAAGCAGTGAAGTTCTATCGGGACGTAATGCGTCCCGACTTCACACTTCTCGTCACTGCCACCCCCAACGATCAAGACATCGAGCGGTTTAAGGAAGCGGCAGGCATACAGGAGCTGCACCGAATCAGCGTCAGTCGAAAGGACGCAGTTGATGCGGCACTCATCAAAGACGGCATCAAGTCGATTGCCTACATCGCCCCCGACGATCAACGCGCCTTGCTCGACTTCGGACTGACCGCAATCGCGGATGCGTGGCAAATGCACGGGGCGATCAAGAAGACGCTGGCTGGGATCGGAATCAACCTGACGCCGTTGATGCTCGTGCAGGTCGGCAATAGCGACAAGGCCGTGGACGAAGCGAAGACGCGGCTGCAAGCGGCCGGCGTGCCGGCGTCGGCCATCGCTTGGTACACCTCGGAGGACCCGAACGACGACCTGCTGGTCGTGGCGAAGGACGAGTCGAAGGAGGTGCTCATCTTCAAGGTGGCCGTCGCGCTCGGATTCGACGCGCCCCGAGCCTTCACGCTAGTTTCCCTGCGCGGAGCCAAGGACACGGACTTCGGCATTCAGGTGGTCGGGCGAATCCTGAGGGTGCATGCCCGGTTACAACCACGCGCGCTCGACAAGACCTTGCCGGACCTGCTGCGCTACGGGTACGTCTTCTTGGCAGATGCGGAGAACCAGACGGGCCTGACCTCGGCCGGCGAGAAGATCAACTCGATTCAGACCGAGTTGTCGAAGGTGTCGCCGTACACGATGGTCGTGTCTGTCGCGGGAAAGAACGAGGTGCAGGTGACGCAGAACGGGCAAACGTCGTTGGTGTCCGTCCCGTACGCGCCTGCGCCATTCCCGCCGCTCACCGCTCAAAGCCCGTCCGCCCCGACGTTCACAGCGCAGGCGGCGCCCACCACGCCGGGCCTTCTTACCAGCCTGATCCTCAACCCGCCGCCGTCGCCACTCGACGTTCCGTCGAACGGTAGTCAGAAGACTTCGGCTGCGCCGTCGCCGCTTTCTGGCAACCGCAACTATGCGATCAGGGCTGGCATACCGCGTTTGTACAAGACCGAGCAGCTTCCGCTTTCGACCGACGACTTACTGCGCTGCGTAAAGGCGACCATCGGGATCGACGACAAGGTCTTCGGCGCCGGGCTCCGCGAGTCGGTCAAGGTTACGAAGAAGTCGGTGGACATCTTCGACGCGGACAAGGATGCGGAGATCACCGCGATGCAGGCGAGGCTCTCCGACTATGAGATCGCACGCCGGGCCAACGGCGTGCTGTTCGACGCCGAGTATCTTCACCCGAAGCAGTTGCACGAGGCGCTCATGGAGCGCCTACAGGCCGAGTTCGAGCATCGCGGCATTCCGGCCGAGGGAGACGCCGTAGAGAAGGCGCTCAACCGCATCATGGCCACGTATCCCAACATCCTACGGAAGGCCGCTCGTCAGTGCTCGGCCAAGTACAAGGAAGTGGTGGACGCGGACCAGTCCTTACCGGAAAGCGTTGAATGGCCCGTCGGCACGCCAAGGTCCTCGTTGAACATCTACGGCATCGTTCCGCAGGACCTCAATGAGCCGGAGCGCAAGTTCGCCGGGCTGCTGGACGCCGATACGTCGGGGACGGTCGAATACTGGTTCCGCAACGAGACCCGGAAGCCGTGGTCCATCGCCATCGTGCTGCCGAACGGCTACCGGTACTTCCCCGATTTCGGGATCAAGGTCAAAGGACGGACCAAGGGCGATGGCATTCTGTTGCTGGAGATCAAGGGTGATCACATCCTCAATGGGGCTGACACGCTCGAAAAGGTAGTGGCATCTCACGGTTTCTACGGTTCCGTCCCCATGCTGATGCGGGAACCGGACGGTCGCTACGTGACGATCAAGTACGACGAGAAGACCGACAAGAACTTCCCCGATCAGATTTTCAGGATCGAGAACCTCGCGGGATTCTAG